The Pecten maximus chromosome 10, xPecMax1.1, whole genome shotgun sequence region AAGAACTGGAAGGAATGTTTTTACAGATGTTACGTACATCCCCAACAGCTTATTACACTTGTGATACTGCTACTAACAGAAATGTAAGAAAGGGCACCTGAAGTACAGAAAtgattaacaccaacaaataaaaacaacaacagtatCCTTAACTTCAATTTATTGCTTATAACACTGAAAGCTACATGCAAAATTTTTtcttggggaaaaaaacaggATTTGAAGGTTTGGGAAATTTTTATGACTCCTGTCCAGTTGGAAAAAAATGATCAACATGTACAAAATTTAGAACAGGGTCAAAATGACCACACACACCAATTTTAAGTATAAATtcgttggggggggggggggggggatgtgcTATTGGGAATGGGTCATTTTGCACACCCAAAAATATAGACAGGAAAAGGAAAAGCACTGTGGGCTTGAATATATTTAAAGTGTGTTTAAAAGTTGTTTTGGACGGTATAttttataacaaggttttaaaCTGAAGTCAAATTcaattatacattatgtatacctatatcttttcttcttcttttatATTTTGGAATCTCTCCAGAAAATGTGAAGGTGCTGAATATATTATGAATACACCTATAGGCCTCTAATTCTGCTAAAGTGTTGTGTCTGTCAGTGTGATAGTAGCTCATAAACTAATTCATTGTGAAGGATTTTAGGGATGAGGAGACATTATATACTGGTTGTGCTGATGGTGGGTTTTGTTGCTAACCTTCCTCAAGTTTTACTTGTCGTTAGTAATAGACCCGTACATCTATCACCCACACATCAGCCTTGTCCATGTACCACACAATGCTTGTATTCACTGCAGTGAGTTGTACACAGTAGATTTGATGATCAAATATTTCCAGAAATTCTTAAATTATTACTTAATAAGTTCAGTATTAAATCTTATTTCTGAAGATTACATTTCAAAGCAACAAAAATTGGTGTTAATTAAGATGATCATTTAATATTTCCAGGAGTCTGTACAAGTAAAAGAGATTGTTATAAAAGACTGCGAGTTAAGATTAAGCATACCATGCAGAACAGGAggagattttgtttttgtgcaTTTCCTGTTAGCTGGCAATGTGTTTCTACTTTAGTGTGTAGTGGTCATGGGAAAGGAAGTGAAAATCTGATAAACAGTTGATGTAATTCATTGTTTTGTACTTGGTCtaaattttaatgtaattataatcaGTTTGTGTTGTTTAAACTGACCTATCAACAGTGGTCATTTAGGATGGCCTCTCCTATGATGGCTTGTTTTTTGTGCCGCTTGCAAAAAGCAGGTGACATAAAGGTTTCACTTTGTCGGTGGTGGCGACATCGTCCACAAAAGAGATTTCCATGTGATAACTCAAGTTCTCTTGGGCCAatgaaactcaaacttcatacagatCTTCCTTACcggaagtgcttgcttgggattgcttttcatgtCCAAAGCCAGGTTGAAGGTCAAAGTTAcctgtttctaaaaatagaaaactaGTTTCCTTGTGAAAAAGTCAAGTTCCTTTGGACCCATCACACTATTTCTATGCAGTTTTTCCTTACCACAAGTGCTTGCatggaattattttttttactggtccgaaggtcaaggtcactgttactatacatATACTAGAAAATCTGTAATAAACACAGTTCTCTTGGACTGATCTTGGACCGATCAAACAGTGCTCATTTACCAAAAGCTCCCGCTCTGTATTGCTGAATTCCGTGCATACTTGAGTTttacttttaacattatttcatgAAGTTATAAAGGTATCTATTTCTCCATAACCGCCCAACTTACTGCTCATGATCAGccgacacatccacttccgtgAGGGTATAACGAAGGAAATTCAGTGTGGGGAATTTATCTATTTCTgtcacaaatacatgtatgtttagcTGTCTGTTAAATTCATTACAGAGTTAAATTTTATATCAGTATGTATTTTCagattctgaaaaaaatgtgagtgatgaaaaaaaaagttggaaTGGATCTTCTAATGAAAACCCTACGGCTTGTGATATTGGCAATGCTTAAAATAAATTTACTAAAATAGTTCTGACTTCTGCTGTAACATACCACTGTTTGTTCTCAGTCTCCAGGCTAGTCAATGATAGACCAATATTACGCCTACATCTGTATCTCGGTTTGAGTCAGGTTATATGAAGCATTGGTCCCTGGGGCTTAGGatgggtcaggatgacctatagtcattgtttgttgtcatggcagccatctACAAAActacattttgaatttttttctgaagttCCACTAGGggatcaaactcaaacttgtctgaaatgatcccgagGCTGAGATGATCGTCCTGACCAGGTGTTGTCCTTTTTTGGGTCACTTCAAGGTGGCTAACATCTTTTTAAACAAGGAGTATTTGAAAACCTctgtctgaaatccaagatggctgcattgGACAACGTTTTGTAAgatcacattttaaacttctcaaattccacctcTTGTTTTAAACTCACAACTGCCTGATACGATTCTGAGATGATCCTGATTAATGCTTACATTCAGCCACTAACACTATATAACtactactgagtatgtatactacaatagtggGGCCACGGTGGCtgaatggttaaggtgtcccgacactttatcactagccttccacctctgggttgcgagttcgaaacctacgtggggcagtttcctggtactgaccgtagatcggtggtttttctccgggtactccagctttcctccacctccaaaacctggcacatccttaaatgatcctggctgttaatagtaataaaaggacgttaaacaagaaCAAACAAATACTACAATATTACTGGGATCTGTTAAAGTCTGATGACTGTTCAGGCCCATGGACCTCTGTGTTAGAATACAATAATTATGAAAGTTTGGACTTGCATCGTCTAATTATAATTAATCTAGGTGAAGAAGTCCAGTCTAGTAATTTTGATACATATTAACACTGCCACTGTAACTTCCTCCTGCAGAGCACATAACATACTTTAATACATCTAGGCCTGAGCGTAATTAAACGTGATGTAGCGTTCTAGGACTGTTTAACCTAGTGAATTAGTCATACTGATGCAGGCGGAGCTCTGTAAACTCACCAACAGAATGTTGTGTACAGTGTGCAGCAACATAAACCTATGTTGTGTCTGCAGTAATGTTAAGGCTTTTTTTACACTGGTCTGGTCTGGGGCCAACTTATATTAAGTCATTTTTGTAAGAAAactgttggggggggggggggggggacctcAGAAAAAAGGCCCTAATTTAGGCACCCTTTTCCATTTTTctcatttcaaattaaaacagCAAAAAATTGGACCATTCTCACTGTTTTGTATCATTACTCTTGTAAGCACCATAGATGCTGATTCGGATGGATTCGACACactacgtacatgtatgtactttcACCGGAAAATGCACAAAGTTGttaatatgtaaaacatttaagaaaTTGTGGGCTTAGCTTTTCAAGAAAGGCAGACCAGAAAATCTTGACATTTTCACAAGGGAGAAAGACACACAGGAAAAATCTAACATATTTACAAGTTAACTACTATCGTAATTACCAAACAAAATTTTGTACCCAAATTAATACAGTCACAtaatattgtaattaatttttTACACTGACCAGAAAATCTGACATTTTCACAAGTTTACCAGAGCTGCTAGGACTCTCAGTGAGAGAGCTGGAGTCATAAATTATTATGAAAATTtctaaataattttaatattttaagtcacatgatattgttatgtattgtttgtgtgGTAGGGCAATTTTTTGGTCGAAATTTGgtccaatttaaaaaaaaaatcatagaaTGAGGAAGTTTATGATTGATGTAATATGTATCCCAACTCGTGGGGACATAGGGATGTAGATGTCAGGAAGTCTAGGCCATTGTAGATTGTTGTGCATGTTTTACAAATTATAGGCCACAGtgaaattacatatacatgtatatattgtaacatcTGTTCAGTCGGAATCAATACATGCTGTAGTTTTGATATTTATGCAGgtaaattttgtatttaaatttgaGTCATTGATCTGAATATACAACCAATTGACATGATTAATTGATGTGAAGTTAAATCAACACATCATATATGTTGTCTGGCATTGTCTTCATGCTATATGactacaaataaaaataaaattgtcgGGGTTTTTAGCTTACGTGCATGTGCATGCATTTAGTGCGTGAAAGTTATAGATTTTCCAGATAGTACATAATATACACAGTTAGTAATTAAAGGgatttataattttcaataaataacaaattttTGATTAGAATTTGACATTGACAAATTGTTATTGACTATTTAAGAAGTAATTAACGAttattcgtgtattattgcaggatatacaacgaggacgaggatattttgcaattaaattaataacgaaggccgcaggcctgagttattaattaaaattgcaaaatatccgagtccgagttgtatatcctgcaacaatacacgagtcaaagttgattatttctattctaccatgtactgtttagttctgagatcgacctctttctaatagaaaaacagcaaagaaaccccgggaaaaccttgtaatttatttcttgagtattgcattatttgttgatgaaatatacaggcaatacagtactacgatcaagagcatctatcatatggcattgattttgaaaatttaaaaaaaaaggataaaaaaaaggaaaaaagggggggcctccgtaggattcgaactagcctcgtgataaaaatttattgaaagactaacccattagcccactcggctatagtaaccttttataaaacgggtgaatattagatatttaaaattgtaacagccgtgactcacgagcgtgtattattggcacgagcgtgggttgttggaaaataatacatggtttttaaccaatcaaaactggcgttacatagcaaacatggtagaatcaTTAATTTCACCTGGTAAGTAGCTACCTATCACATATGGGGTGCTTCGTTTATGCAGCTATTTCTAGGGATATATCAGGATTgggaaaaatcaaaatatatttttcagaaattttaTTAAGCATAGCTGAACAATATGTCTCCTTCCCAGAGTAAATGTTAGtacactatataaatatatccgTCTCCTTTCCCAGAGTAAAGATTAGTGGTACTTTTGGTGACAGGTGCATTTTATTACAATCAATCCATAATCATAATCAATAATAAGTCATTTAAACAACTATCGTCTTCCTTGACCTACATGTCGATTCCAACTTACTGAACATCTTGCTTCATGTGGAGGTTTGTATCACTCTACAGTGATGACGATTTGTTGTTGTCCAGTACCTCACTCTACAGTGACGATGAGTTGTCATTGTCCAGTATCTGACTACAGTGACGATGAGTTGTCATTGTCCAGTACCTCACTACAGTGACGATGAGTTGTCGTTGTCCAGTACCTCACTACAGTGACGACGAGTTGTCGTTGTCCAGTACCTCACTACAGTGACGACGAGTTGTCGTTGTCCAGTACCTCACTCTACAGTGATGAAGATTTGTTGTTGTCCAGTACCTGACTACAGTGACGATGAGTTGTTATCATCTATCATTGTTTGTTTACAGGCGATCCCGCTGGTGATTGGGTTGGGAGTGGTAGCCATCACAGCAGTCCTAGCCAAAGTTTTCCTGTTTGGAAAGAAGAAAAAGGCCCTGGTGACTTTGGAGGACCCTAATACCAAGTATTCACTGAAACTCATTGACAAAGAGGTAAGTAATCGGAAGGTCTTGTCTCCCTCATACAGCAGTAATCCATGTACAGTCATACAAAAACCTTACACGaccttattgtgacatcacagatACTTCTGATTTTACAATAGATATGATGTCCCACAATTTTCTCTGTATATTGTCAAGTCTAAATCCAAgtcaatattttaaatatatatatatataattttgatagttttcacTCTCTCATAAATATGGATAATAAGATACACAGACCTTGTAAAATGATTTTATGTGCCACATTTTTAAAGGCTTGTAGCATGTCAGATGTTACATCATCACTAGGCTTGTGGTATGTCAATGtattgtgacctttgacctttaacctttacAGGAGATCAGCCATGACACTAGAAGGTTCCGTTTTGCACTGCCAAGTCCGGAACACATCCTTGGACTTCCTGTTGGTCAGTAGAAGTTTGTCTTTACACTCGTCACAACAGCTGACATGGCGTATTGTAATCAACACTTCCAGTGTAATTGGCCATCAATTAAATCTAAAATGAATCCTAGCATCCCAGCAGTGAACTGGTTGTCAGGAAAAAACTTTGATAGAAATTCTGATGTTCCATTAGGTTTTCTGACCTGAAATGTCAGGGTGACCTATAGCAATATTGTTTTGTCTGTCATTGTCCACAGTGTGTTTTTCACTTTTGTAGCTTGCTAACTTTTTAGGttacctgagacgaagtctcaagtgaccttttGTCCGTCATCGTGCAtctaaacaatttacattttcaacttctccaaaacagctgaaccaaattcaatgtttgggggaagcttctatggcttaAGGTCAACCAAATTGTGAATTGTATGGTTCCCAACCTCcatgggcctgaggggcggggccaaaaagggtcaaattgactaaaacttcaaaaatcttcttctcttctCTCAGATATAGTGGActcaaacactcttcatagtttatatagggaaatcacatttttgactatgatttgttggatttcCATTGGTATTCATTCTAGTTTGGTTAACACaatcagcttgggatggcagtttgatggtatgcacatgttggccctgactgaccccccaggggctgatgggcggggctaaaaaggtcaaattgaccaaaatttttaaaatcttcttctcttctctcagatatggtggaatcaaacactcttcatagatggaagggtcttaaggtgctttaccaaaagtgtgaatttcatgaccctggggtctcacgtttgcccctggggagggggtaaactttactatagtttacaTAGGGAAGCCCACTTTTAACTATGATTTaatggatttctattggaattcattctaattttgttaacattatcagcttgggatggcactttgatggtatgcacatgttggccctgactgacccccaggggctgattgGCGGGGtcaaaaaaaggtcaaattgactgaaatttcaaaaatcttcttctcgtgacctaaataaggtagaatcaaacactcttcatagatggaagggtcttaaggtgctttactcaaattgtaaatttcatgactcTTGGGtcatagtttatataggaaaatcacatttttgattatgatttgttggatttctattggaattcaaaactttgttaacattatcagcatggaattacagcttaatggtatgcacatgttgtcCTGACTGACATTttggactgatgggtggggccaaaaagggtcaattaaattaactgaaatatttcaaatctcaggtgaccgttaaggcccatggacctcttgttatattttaaacttctccactTGCTATGGTACGATTTACcggaaactttttttttaatttttaatttttcaaaatttttacatgtataaaatacacatctttttttttctttctttcttttcccaCACACGCTTAATATTCTATTGGTTTTTTCCAAATTATACTTTTTGATACAAGATAATCaatgaatatcaataaaagaTATCCAATCATTCTTACACTAATTTTTAATTACTATTTAGAAATCgccatttcatatatatttttctctgtATAGTTACAATATATGCACATGGTAGGCTTATTCTTAAAAATACTTGAAAATAATCAGTCAAAATTCCAAATCTAAATTTTATGATTGTTGAGTATGTTTTAAGCTCGTTAGAACCCAAGCACAGTGAGAGAAAAGAAAGATAGAACAAGAAATGtaaggaaaaagaaaaagaagaaagttCACATTTAGAAAGAGAAAACAAGAGAGAGGGAAAGGGAAGGGTCAGACTTAAACACTAAAAACATgatcatttaaaccactgtaaaCACATAATTTCATATTACCACAATGTATGAGATAAAGGTCTATATAAgatcaaaattatttatattgcGACAAGTATACCTAGTCTAATTATAGGTTAAGAAAGGTCAAGTTCTACCAAATTTTGCCATTTATTCCACTCAAaagtaaatttattaaaaactttCTCTCCTTTGCCCACAGCAATAAACTTCTGCACATTATAGTAATCTTTAACATGGTTAATTAGTGATGAGACTATTAGAGACTTGTGCAAACACCTGgctttatatatatgatttaccGGAAACTTACCTGGAATGGTCCTGTGGTAGTCCCAACAAAAATGTGCTAATTTTCTGGTCGGTTGGAAATTGAAGACTGTTGTGAACATTATCTAACATAATGATTCTGTTGTTGTGTTTGTAAccattttgtgtttatttacaggACAGCACATTTACTTGACCGCTCGGATTGATGGTCAGCTAATCATTCGGCCGTACACCCCAGTGTCCAGCGATGATGACAAAGGATATATGGATCTTGTCATTAAGGTAAGTGTGGTCCTGCACACTTCAGATTAAGGTAAGTGTGGCCCTGCACACTTCAGATTAAGGTAAGTGTGGTCCTGCACACTTCAGATTAAGGTAAGTGTGGTCCTGCACACTTCAGATTAAGGTAAGTGTGGCCCTGCACACTTCAGATAAAGGTAAGTGTGGCCCTGCACACTTCAGATTAAGGTTAGTGTGGCCCTGCCCACTTCAGATTAAGTTAAGTGTGGTCCTACACACCTCAGATTAAGGTAAGTGTGGCCCTGCCCACTTCAGATTAAGGTAAGTGTGGCCCTGCACACTTCAGATTAAGGTAAGTGTGGCCCTGCCAACTTCAGATTAAGGTAAGTGTGGTCCTACACACCTCAGATTAAGGTAAGTGTGGCCCTGCCCACTTCAGATTAAGGTAAGTGTGGTCCTACACACCTCAGATTAAGGTAAGTGTGGCCCTGCCCACTTCAGATTAAGGTAAGTGTGGTCCTACACACCTCAGATTAAGGTAAGTGTGGCCCTGCCCACTTCAGATTAAGGTAAGTGTGGTCCTACACACCTCAGATTAAGGTAAGTGTGGCCCTGCCCACTTCAGATTAAGGTAAGTGTGGCCCTGCACACTTCAGATTAAGGTAAGTGTGGCCCTGCCCACTTCAGATTAAGGTAAGTGTGGCCCTGCCCACTTCAGATTAAGGTAAGTGTGGCCATACACACTTCAGATTAAGGTTAGTGTGGCCCTGCACACCTCAGATTAAGGTAAGTGTGGCCCTGCCCACTTCAGATTAAGGTAAGTGTGGCCCTGCACACTTCAGATTTAGGTAAGTGTGGCCCTGCAAACTTAAGACTTATTATATCTTTTTGGTTAACTTCCAACAGAATACATTAATGAGTCAAAAGTCTCCTACTTAGGCCAATCAAACTAACCATTCAATTATCTGTTTCTTGTCCATGACTGAATGTTGGTTTCTTTTGACCATTAACTTTATGGCTGGGATGATCCAGATAATTTCTAAGATTCagttcaattttattttctgtattcTCGTACCTAACTTTCACCCCCAAACCAATGATCATTTTCCAATTGTTATTATTAAGAATTTCAGTTTAAAATATGGCATTTTCTGAATTCAATGCATTGGACTTTTGCCAAACAGTCCATTAGACATAACTGTAGAATTCATAACATTAAAGTATGAAAATGAGGCATTTTAGGGAGAATGAAACATGCATAAATAAATGGATATTACTGgagaaggggagacaactctaatGTCTTTTGTTCAGCATGTGAATTTCATCTTTTTTGACAGGTGTATTTTAAGAATGTTCATCCCAAGTTCCCAGAGGGAGGTAAGATGAGCCAGTACCTAGAGGCCATGTCTATCGAAGACTACATTGACGTTCGAGGACCAAACGGTCTCCTCAAGTACACTGCCCCAGGTATATAACCACAAATTAAGTGTTTTCgccagtatatatatctgtcgCTGTGAAATACAGCTCTACAAATGTGTGTGATGAAGTATGACATGACTGACTAGCCTTTTCTAATAAACATACATCTTTTAGTGGTAATAGTTATTTTAGtagttttcatattttcaaaagaatttcGCTAAATTACAGAACTTTACATTTTCCACAGTCAGTACTGTATGTGTtcattacagtatatagattTCAACAGCCAGTACTGTGTGTGTTTAATTGATCGTTTTGCTAATATATTGTGATTTGGTTATGCTCTAAAATCTATGTGCCAAAATAGACCTACACAAGCTGTATTTCCAAGCAGTGGAAGTGGAGCCTATGTTTTACACTCTTTAGTTTTATGATTCTTACATTTGATCAGACAGTATTTAGAATATAATTCCTCTACTCCACTGTTCTGGTTCGCTGGTTGGCAGGTGTTTTAATTACGTTGTTTTCTGTATGTTAAGGTGAGTTTAAGATCCGCCCTGACAAGAAGACTGAGGCGAGTACGTTCACCGCTAAGAAGGTTGGAATGATCGCGGGAGGGACGGGTATCACTCCAATGTTACAACTGGTCAGACAAGTGTTCAAGGACCCCCAGGACAAGACCGAGTTGTCTCTGCTCTTCGCTAACCAGGTACAGCTAAAGTGTCACCTTTAATAATACCACAAATAACCCTGTATACCTACAGTAACCAATAACCCTGTGTACCCACTGTAACCAATAACCTTGTATACCTACTGTAACCAATAACCctatatatctactgtaaccAATAACCCTGTATACCTACTGTAACCAATAACCTTGTATACCTACTGTAACCAATAACCCTGTGTACCCACTGTAACCAATAACCTTGTATACCTACTGTAACCAATAACCctatatatctactgtaaccAATAACCTTGTATACCTACTGTAACCAATAACCctatatatctactgtaaccAATAACCCTG contains the following coding sequences:
- the LOC117335558 gene encoding NADH-cytochrome b5 reductase 3-like isoform X1, producing MSQSEEWAIPLVIGLGVVAITAVLAKVFLFGKKKKALVTLEDPNTKYSLKLIDKEEISHDTRRFRFALPSPEHILGLPVGQHIYLTARIDGQLIIRPYTPVSSDDDKGYMDLVIKVYFKNVHPKFPEGGKMSQYLEAMSIEDYIDVRGPNGLLKYTAPGEFKIRPDKKTEASTFTAKKVGMIAGGTGITPMLQLVRQVFKDPQDKTELSLLFANQTEDDILLRNELEDIAAEHPTRFHLWYTLDRPGDGWTYSKGFVSADMIKEHLPGPEEGTMIIMCGPPPMINFACIPNLEKLGYSPEMRFAY
- the LOC117335558 gene encoding NADH-cytochrome b5 reductase 3-like isoform X2; amino-acid sequence: MGFQSVHAIPLVIGLGVVAITAVLAKVFLFGKKKKALVTLEDPNTKYSLKLIDKEEISHDTRRFRFALPSPEHILGLPVGQHIYLTARIDGQLIIRPYTPVSSDDDKGYMDLVIKVYFKNVHPKFPEGGKMSQYLEAMSIEDYIDVRGPNGLLKYTAPGEFKIRPDKKTEASTFTAKKVGMIAGGTGITPMLQLVRQVFKDPQDKTELSLLFANQTEDDILLRNELEDIAAEHPTRFHLWYTLDRPGDGWTYSKGFVSADMIKEHLPGPEEGTMIIMCGPPPMINFACIPNLEKLGYSPEMRFAY